The following coding sequences lie in one Rutidosis leptorrhynchoides isolate AG116_Rl617_1_P2 chromosome 6, CSIRO_AGI_Rlap_v1, whole genome shotgun sequence genomic window:
- the LOC139853967 gene encoding uncharacterized protein encodes MAKEGYFTSSIDRGLNDSGAIRSLTSFKGRWSGNRGGGGSIILWDTNYFEAIDVISIDYAIGTRGKWKNNNHIVNIVNVYGPHDDDKKKIFWQSLGNIVGSRDEAWVLCGDFIEVRDQSERFNCVFSKYRVRWFNDFILSNDLMDIPLGGRIYTRVSDDGTKFSKLERFLVNEKFYRLWDCLAAVVFERTKSDHCPIILKDEEKNFGPKPFKIFDAWFEDEEFENTVKDSWATSNYNGPGLDCKLMVKLKDLKAKLRAWSKVKFEQLDKEIDLHKSIANSLELKVETTILDDNELNLWKNARKHWIEKEKSKASMIEQKARIQWALNGDENSKFFHSIIRNRYNRSSIRGLNIDGVLNEKPHDIKVEVFNHFKRIFEEPGSMRPSMEGLLYPSISTHYNKSVHIGHPNWSYNITL; translated from the exons ATGGCAAAAGAAGGGTACTTCACCTCA TCGATAGATCGTGGGTTGAACGACTCTGGGGCAATCCGGAGTTTGACTTCATTCAAAGGGCGATGGTCGGGAAATCGGGGGGGTGGGGGGTCCATTATTTTATGGGACACCAACTATTTCGAAGCTATCGATGTGATCTCGATAGATTATGCAATTGGTACTCGCGGAAAGTGGAAAAACAACAACCACATTGTCAATATTGTAAACGTGTATGGTCCTCACGACGATGACAAGAAAAAAATATTTTGGCAGTCTTTAGGAAACATCGTGGGTAGTAGGGATGAGGCATGGGTATTATGTGGGGATTTCATTGAAGTTCGGGACCAATCTGAAAGATTTAATTGTGTGTTTTCTAAGTATAGGGTAAGATGGTTTAACGATTTTATCCTttcaaacgaccttatggatattcCTCTCGGTGGTAGGATCTACACTAGAGTTAGTGATGATGGTACTAAGTTCAGCAAATTAGAACGGTTTCTTGTTAATGAAAAATTTTATCGTCTTTGGGATTGCTTGGCAGCGGTGGTTTTTGAAAGAACCAAATCAGATCATTGCCCTATTATTTTAAAGGACGAAGAAAAGAATTTTGGGCCAAAACCATTTAAAATTTTCGATGCTTGGTTTGAAGACGAAGAGTTCGAAAACACAGTCAAGGATTCGTGGGCTACCTCCAATTATAATGGGCCTGGACTTGATTGTAAACTCATGGTGAAATTAAAAGATCTTAAAGCAAAACTGAGAGCCTGGAGCAAAGTTAAATTCGAGCAGCTGGACAAAGAAATCGACCTGCATAAGTCGATTGCAAACTCACTTGAACTTAAAGTCGAAACAACCATCCTGGATGACAACGAACTTAACCTCTGGAAAAACGCAAGAAAACATTGGATTGAAAAAGAGAAATCGAAAGCTAGCATGATCGAGCAAAAAGCTCGAATTCAGTGGGCTCTCAATGGGGATGAAAATTCAAAGTTTTTTCATTCTATCATTCGTAATAGATATAACAGATCCAGCATTAGGGGACTTAACATCGACGGAGTTTTGAATGAAAAGCCACATGACATCAAAGTGGAGGTGTTTAATCACTTCAAACGTATCTTTGAGGAACCTGGTTCGATGAGGCCTTCGATGGAAGGGCTGCTATATCCTTCGATCTCAACACACTACAACAAAAGTGTACATATAGGACACCCAAATTGGTCCTATAATATCACTTTATAG